A DNA window from Desertibacillus haloalkaliphilus contains the following coding sequences:
- a CDS encoding spore germination protein, with the protein MKNKTNLEKKLKDCSDVVFRKLKIGPKYAYLIFIDGLVDTASLEFHAIHELYEYEGKDVTIATIEEQLVSIAEISKKTFIEDIVDEVVSGNTALVVDGINEAILFEANGFETRGITEPETESSIRGPREGFNENLATSIALLRRKLRTKNLKYLNRKVGTETQTKLVVAYLDGLASQELVDEVQRRLDRIEIDGVLESGYIEELIEDNPSSLFPQIQITERPDTVAANLLEGRVAILIDGTPFAMVMPVTFWQLFQASEDYYSRFYISIFLRWVRFIFLSVAIFLPAVYIALTTFHYEMIPTKLLFTFAASREAIPFPAFVEAILMELAFEALREAGVRLPKTIGQAVSILGALVIGTAAVEAGIVSAPMVIVVSLTGIASFTIPRFNVAISIRLLRFPMMILAAIFGLFGIIIGTVFLLTHLCKLRSFGVPYLAPLAPLSVNELKDVFIRTPWWAMEKRPKHIVANNMKRESVNLKPSPDTNDN; encoded by the coding sequence GTGAAAAATAAGACCAATTTAGAAAAAAAGCTGAAAGACTGCTCAGATGTCGTTTTTCGTAAGCTGAAAATTGGTCCGAAATATGCGTATCTCATTTTTATTGATGGGCTTGTCGATACGGCGAGTCTAGAGTTTCATGCGATTCATGAATTGTATGAGTATGAAGGTAAAGACGTAACCATTGCGACAATTGAGGAACAGCTCGTATCAATCGCGGAGATCTCAAAGAAGACGTTCATCGAAGATATCGTTGATGAAGTTGTTAGCGGTAATACGGCGTTAGTTGTTGATGGCATCAATGAAGCGATTTTATTTGAAGCAAACGGTTTTGAAACGCGTGGAATTACAGAGCCAGAAACAGAATCAAGTATTCGGGGGCCACGGGAAGGGTTTAATGAAAATTTAGCAACAAGTATTGCTCTCCTACGTCGAAAGCTACGGACGAAAAATTTAAAATACCTTAATCGAAAGGTAGGGACAGAAACGCAAACGAAATTAGTTGTTGCTTATTTAGATGGCCTTGCTAGCCAAGAACTTGTCGATGAGGTGCAACGTCGTCTTGACCGGATTGAGATCGATGGGGTGCTTGAAAGTGGTTATATCGAGGAGTTAATTGAAGACAATCCATCAAGTTTGTTTCCACAAATTCAAATCACAGAACGACCGGATACCGTTGCGGCGAACTTGTTAGAAGGGCGAGTCGCGATCTTAATCGATGGTACACCCTTTGCAATGGTAATGCCAGTAACGTTTTGGCAGCTATTTCAGGCAAGTGAGGATTATTATAGTCGTTTTTATATTTCGATTTTCTTACGCTGGGTTCGTTTTATCTTTTTATCAGTTGCCATATTCTTACCAGCTGTATATATCGCTTTGACGACGTTTCATTACGAGATGATCCCGACCAAACTGTTATTTACGTTTGCGGCAAGTCGGGAAGCGATTCCGTTTCCAGCCTTTGTTGAGGCGATTTTAATGGAATTAGCCTTTGAAGCCTTGCGTGAAGCGGGAGTACGATTGCCAAAAACGATCGGCCAAGCGGTTAGTATTTTAGGGGCACTCGTCATTGGAACAGCGGCAGTAGAAGCGGGGATCGTTTCTGCACCAATGGTTATCGTTGTCTCCTTAACGGGGATTGCTTCGTTTACGATTCCGCGCTTTAATGTGGCGATTTCGATTCGGTTATTACGGTTTCCGATGATGATTTTAGCAGCGATTTTTGGCTTATTTGGCATTATCATTGGGACGGTCTTTTTACTAACTCATTTATGCAAATTACGTTCATTTGGCGTTCCATATTTAGCACCATTAGCACCACTTTCTGTTAATGAATTAAAAGATGTATTCATTCGTACACCATGGTGGGCAATGGAGAAACGACCGAAACATATTGTCGCAAACAATATGAAGCGTGAATCGGTCAATTTAAAACCATCCCCAGATACGAATGATAATTAA
- a CDS encoding DUF72 domain-containing protein, translated as MIYIGLTGWGDHDDLYTSDGSQQEKLKSYSGHFPIVEVDASFYAVQPHRNYEKWVRETPDDFRFIVKAYQGITGHNRGQSPFDSREQMYEAFVDSLEPLIRTGKLAMVLCQFPPWFDCKKEHVQLLRYCKAQLEGLPAALEFRHQSWFSTNFREKTLAFMEQEGWIHSICDEPQAGSGSVPTVLKPTDSNVSLVRMHGRNQYGWNDPGTGNWRDVRYLYKYNEEELLEWKKNLEQLQQQTEDIYVLFNNNSGGDAAGNAKQLIELLGIEYEGLAPRQLDLF; from the coding sequence ATGATTTATATTGGTTTGACTGGCTGGGGAGACCATGATGACCTTTATACGAGTGATGGCAGTCAACAGGAAAAGCTTAAATCGTACAGTGGTCACTTTCCAATCGTTGAAGTTGATGCTTCGTTTTACGCCGTTCAGCCGCACCGCAATTATGAAAAATGGGTCCGTGAGACGCCTGATGATTTTCGTTTTATCGTTAAAGCGTACCAGGGAATCACCGGTCATAATCGTGGGCAAAGTCCATTTGATTCGCGTGAGCAGATGTACGAAGCGTTTGTTGATTCATTAGAGCCACTCATTCGCACCGGGAAGCTAGCGATGGTGCTCTGTCAGTTTCCGCCGTGGTTCGATTGTAAGAAAGAGCATGTTCAGTTGTTGAGGTATTGTAAAGCGCAGTTAGAGGGATTGCCAGCTGCGTTAGAATTTCGCCATCAGTCATGGTTCTCAACTAACTTTCGGGAGAAAACATTAGCTTTTATGGAGCAAGAGGGTTGGATCCACAGCATTTGTGATGAACCGCAAGCAGGGAGTGGCTCTGTGCCAACCGTTTTAAAGCCGACAGATTCAAACGTCAGCTTAGTTCGGATGCATGGACGCAATCAGTACGGCTGGAACGACCCGGGCACCGGCAATTGGCGGGATGTTCGTTATCTGTATAAGTATAACGAAGAGGAATTGCTTGAATGGAAGAAAAACCTCGAACAGCTTCAACAGCAAACAGAAGATATCTACGTCTTGTTTAACAACAATTCAGGGGGAGATGCGGCTGGCAATGCAAAGCAATTGATTGAGCTTCTCGGCATTGAATATGAGGGACTGGCCCCAAGACAGCTAGATTTATTTTAA
- a CDS encoding aspartate aminotransferase family protein has product MDKEQIQFYHEKDQKNIWHGMRPAKVKQSLIAAKADGAWVTDIEGNRYLDGMAGLWSVNAGYGRKEIAEAAYAQMLEMPFYPLMQSHTAAIELSEKLNEWLDDDYVYFFSNSGSEANETAFKLVRQYYEQKGEPNRHKFISRYRSYHGNTIATLAATGQAQRKYKYEPLAPGFLHVSPPDCYRCPFGKTKDSCNLECASEIERTMTWELDDTVAAVIMEPVITGGGILVPHDDYMKKVREICDEHGALLISDEVICGFGRTGKKLGYMNYDVKPDIITMAKGLTSSYLPLSATAVKREIYEAFQGEDKHDHFRHVNTFGGHPASCIVAIKNLEILESEKLVERSAELGERLLDEMSELKDLPQVGDIRGKGLLLGIELVKDKQTKQPADEDLLKRIVAACKQHGLIISKTSDTVAGFNNILTLSPPLSITDDDFTFIVKTMKDAIKSELGS; this is encoded by the coding sequence ATGGATAAAGAGCAAATTCAATTTTATCACGAGAAAGACCAAAAAAACATCTGGCACGGGATGCGTCCAGCGAAAGTAAAGCAATCACTAATCGCTGCAAAAGCTGATGGCGCTTGGGTGACCGATATTGAGGGAAATCGGTATTTAGATGGGATGGCGGGGCTATGGTCTGTCAATGCTGGGTACGGCAGAAAAGAGATTGCTGAAGCTGCTTACGCGCAAATGCTTGAAATGCCTTTTTACCCGCTCATGCAAAGTCACACAGCAGCCATTGAATTAAGTGAAAAATTGAATGAATGGCTTGATGATGATTATGTCTACTTTTTTTCTAACAGCGGTTCAGAGGCGAATGAAACAGCCTTTAAACTCGTCCGTCAATATTACGAACAAAAAGGGGAACCAAACCGACACAAATTCATCTCTCGTTATCGCTCTTATCACGGCAATACGATCGCAACATTAGCCGCCACTGGGCAAGCCCAACGGAAGTATAAATATGAACCACTTGCACCAGGCTTTTTACATGTCTCCCCACCAGATTGCTATCGCTGTCCATTTGGAAAGACAAAGGACAGTTGTAACCTCGAATGCGCATCAGAAATCGAGCGAACGATGACGTGGGAACTAGATGATACAGTAGCTGCAGTGATTATGGAACCGGTCATCACTGGTGGCGGTATCCTCGTTCCTCATGACGATTATATGAAAAAAGTTCGCGAGATTTGCGATGAGCACGGTGCCTTATTGATTTCTGATGAAGTTATTTGCGGATTCGGGCGCACAGGGAAAAAGCTTGGGTATATGAACTACGACGTAAAGCCGGACATTATTACGATGGCTAAAGGACTCACAAGCTCTTACCTCCCTCTATCAGCAACCGCAGTAAAACGAGAGATCTATGAGGCTTTCCAAGGCGAAGACAAACACGACCACTTCCGCCATGTCAACACATTCGGCGGTCACCCTGCAAGCTGTATCGTTGCGATCAAAAACTTAGAAATTCTTGAGAGCGAAAAGCTCGTCGAACGCTCGGCCGAACTCGGTGAACGCCTGCTCGATGAGATGAGCGAGCTAAAAGATCTTCCACAAGTAGGTGATATCCGCGGAAAAGGCTTGCTCCTTGGCATTGAACTCGTTAAAGATAAGCAAACAAAACAACCAGCCGATGAAGACCTCCTAAAACGCATCGTCGCTGCCTGTAAACAACATGGTCTCATTATCAGTAAAACGTCTGACACCGTCGCCGGATTCAACAACATCCTAACCCTCTCTCCACCACTATCAATCACAGACGACGACTTCACTTTCATCGTTAAAACAATGAAAGACGCAATCAAATCAGAACTCGGAAGCTAA
- a CDS encoding protease complex subunit PrcB family protein, which yields MNDYPQAVIDKLESIKEEGGIERYTDQRHTYIILALGMRPTGGYSIEVTSIREKNDKVVIQAREIAPGPYDFVTQVITYPTKVVKLDRTTLPVLVIWRNGQQEATLV from the coding sequence ATGAATGATTATCCCCAAGCTGTTATCGACAAACTAGAAAGCATTAAGGAAGAAGGTGGGATTGAACGCTACACAGACCAGCGCCACACCTATATCATCCTCGCACTCGGCATGCGTCCAACTGGAGGGTATAGCATCGAAGTTACGAGCATTCGAGAAAAAAACGACAAAGTCGTCATCCAGGCTCGCGAAATCGCCCCTGGTCCTTATGACTTCGTCACCCAAGTGATCACCTATCCAACGAAAGTTGTCAAGTTAGATCGCACAACCTTACCCGTCTTAGTCATTTGGCGAAATGGCCAACAAGAAGCTACCCTCGTCTAG
- a CDS encoding DODA-type extradiol aromatic ring-opening family dioxygenase: MMPSLFVAHGAPLLALENNEYTRYLKQVADELPRPKAIVLFSAHWESLTQKVSDVETFDTIYDFGGFPQELFEMKYPAKGEPTLTKEIIDRFQQHGISYEVDPKRGLDHGAWVVLKLMYPEVDIPVISMSVNPHLDPRSQYEIGQSLAELREKDVLIVGSGGTVHNLGVVNMGQDDGVVDTWAVQFDQWLEEKLLKWDLDALFAYREQAPSAQMAVPSFGVEHFVPIFYAMGAASDEQKASLLHRSFRYRNLSHSVWRFG; encoded by the coding sequence ATGATGCCATCTTTGTTTGTTGCACATGGAGCACCGTTATTAGCACTTGAAAATAATGAATACACGAGATATTTAAAACAGGTAGCTGATGAACTGCCACGTCCAAAAGCAATTGTCTTATTTTCAGCCCATTGGGAGTCGCTCACTCAAAAAGTAAGTGATGTTGAGACATTTGATACGATTTACGATTTTGGTGGCTTTCCTCAAGAGTTATTCGAAATGAAGTATCCTGCAAAAGGGGAGCCGACACTCACAAAAGAGATTATTGATCGTTTTCAACAGCATGGCATAAGTTATGAAGTTGACCCGAAGCGCGGCTTAGATCATGGTGCATGGGTTGTGCTGAAACTCATGTATCCAGAAGTAGATATTCCGGTCATATCGATGTCAGTGAATCCGCACCTCGATCCTCGTAGTCAGTATGAGATCGGACAGTCACTGGCGGAGCTACGAGAAAAGGATGTATTAATCGTTGGTAGTGGTGGTACCGTTCATAATCTTGGCGTTGTTAATATGGGGCAAGATGATGGTGTCGTTGATACATGGGCAGTTCAGTTTGATCAGTGGTTAGAAGAGAAGCTTTTAAAATGGGATCTTGATGCGCTGTTTGCCTACCGAGAGCAAGCACCGTCTGCGCAGATGGCTGTACCGTCATTTGGAGTCGAGCATTTTGTGCCGATTTTTTATGCGATGGGAGCAGCGTCAGATGAGCAAAAAGCGAGCTTGCTTCATCGGAGTTTTCGATATCGAAATTTAAGTCATAGTGTTTGGCGGTTTGGGTAA